One region of Demequina sp. TMPB413 genomic DNA includes:
- a CDS encoding MDR family MFS transporter, producing the protein MTTNAPAPLLSRRQINLIVGGLMVGMFLAALDQMIVATAIRTIGDDLNGLTLQAWVTTAYMIAATISTPLYGKLSDIFGRKPLYVFSLSAFVLGSLLCGTATSMYELAAYRGVQGLGAGGLMALALIILGDMLSPRERTKYQAFFFVVWGVASVLGPVLGGFFADADQLLGFAGWRWIFLMNVPLGAVALMVILRVLHLPATHKRVRIDWWGVATLVIALVPMLLVVEQGRDWGWTSPLVLTLIGLALAGIVGFVRAELVAGDDALLPPRIFRNRTVSVSTGLNFIMGFAMFGGMAGLPLYTQISKGMSPTASGLAMLPMTIGIMMMAGISARVIHQTGRYRIFPIIGTSLLVIACIDLSTLSADSPLWHLFVGAALFGLGLGGVMQPNMLAVQNAVQPRDMGTGSASVMFFRQIGGSLGTAVFLSVMFGTVASDIGDELSAASQTAQFQEVIADPATAENPTNAAIIATLQAGTLDAGEDAGLSLDDTSFLQDADPVLAAPIREGFADAITRVLLMSGFIAIGGLLFALFIPHVPLQEKSGLETMRDEEAAKAAGGRGADVEGEGRADVDGEGREDATADARDGDATEPADASGRPEA; encoded by the coding sequence GTGACCACGAACGCCCCAGCACCGCTGTTGAGTCGCCGCCAGATCAACCTCATCGTCGGCGGCCTCATGGTGGGCATGTTCCTGGCAGCGCTCGACCAGATGATCGTCGCGACCGCCATCCGCACCATCGGCGACGACCTCAACGGCCTCACCCTCCAGGCGTGGGTCACCACGGCCTACATGATCGCGGCCACCATCTCCACCCCGCTGTACGGCAAGCTCTCGGACATCTTCGGCCGCAAGCCGCTGTACGTGTTCTCGCTGAGCGCCTTCGTGCTGGGCTCGCTGCTGTGCGGCACCGCCACCTCGATGTACGAACTCGCCGCCTACCGTGGCGTTCAGGGTCTTGGCGCCGGCGGCCTCATGGCCCTCGCGCTCATCATTCTTGGCGACATGCTCTCGCCCCGCGAGCGCACCAAGTACCAGGCGTTCTTCTTTGTAGTGTGGGGCGTCGCCTCAGTGCTTGGGCCTGTGCTCGGCGGGTTCTTTGCCGATGCCGACCAGCTGCTCGGCTTCGCCGGTTGGCGCTGGATCTTCCTCATGAACGTGCCGCTCGGCGCGGTCGCACTGATGGTCATTCTGCGCGTGCTCCACCTGCCAGCCACCCACAAGCGGGTGCGCATCGACTGGTGGGGCGTCGCCACGCTGGTGATCGCGCTCGTGCCCATGCTGCTGGTGGTCGAGCAGGGCAGGGACTGGGGTTGGACGTCCCCGCTCGTACTCACGCTGATCGGCCTCGCCCTCGCCGGCATCGTCGGCTTTGTGCGCGCCGAACTGGTCGCTGGCGACGACGCCCTTCTCCCGCCGCGCATCTTCAGGAACCGCACCGTCTCTGTCTCGACCGGCCTCAACTTCATCATGGGCTTCGCGATGTTCGGCGGCATGGCGGGACTCCCGCTCTACACGCAGATTTCCAAGGGCATGTCGCCCACAGCCTCTGGCCTCGCGATGCTTCCCATGACGATCGGCATCATGATGATGGCCGGCATCTCCGCGCGGGTTATCCACCAGACCGGCCGCTACCGCATCTTCCCCATCATCGGCACCTCCTTGCTGGTCATCGCCTGCATTGACCTGTCCACGCTCTCGGCCGACAGCCCGCTGTGGCACCTGTTCGTCGGCGCCGCCCTGTTCGGACTCGGCCTCGGCGGCGTGATGCAGCCGAACATGCTCGCCGTGCAGAACGCGGTGCAGCCACGCGACATGGGCACCGGTTCCGCCTCCGTGATGTTCTTCAGGCAGATCGGCGGCTCGCTCGGCACGGCCGTGTTCCTCTCCGTCATGTTCGGCACCGTCGCGTCCGACATTGGCGACGAACTCTCCGCCGCGTCCCAGACCGCGCAGTTCCAGGAGGTGATCGCGGATCCCGCCACGGCCGAGAACCCCACCAATGCCGCCATCATCGCGACGCTTCAAGCAGGCACTCTTGACGCAGGCGAGGACGCTGGCCTGTCGCTCGACGACACGTCGTTCCTTCAGGACGCCGACCCCGTACTCGCGGCCCCCATCCGAGAGGGCTTCGCCGACGCGATCACCCGAGTGCTGCTGATGTCCGGCTTCATTGCCATCGGCGGGCTGCTGTTCGCGCTGTTCATTCCTCACGTGCCGCTGCAGGAGAAGTCCGGCCTGGAGACGATGCGGGACGAGGAGGCGGCCAAGGCCGCCGGCGGTCGCGGCGCCGACGTTGAAGGCGAGGGTCGCGCCGACGTTGATGGTGAGGGTCGCGAGGACGCCACGGCCGACGCTCGGGACGGGGACGCTACCGAACCAGCCGACGCGTCGGGCCGACCGGAGGCGTAA
- a CDS encoding cytochrome c oxidase assembly protein: protein MILVTLAAIVRDVGVAAVVGGLLMVAAVVRGAAAERAALVARIGALVWVAAASVFLIASYVDIAQVSVTAPDFGSQLWSFVADIDLGRAYGLNVLAAVVTSIIVTLVRTPSEAAWGLVPVAYGLGVQAMTGHAAGAEDHHLAVTSLYVHLASSAVWLGLLLVVFVSRKPLAGDAKAAVQRVSRMSLWAASAIVATGAANAWLRVGSVTDLATTTYGRMLALKLLLMSGVIALAAWHRRATMPRLTSADVRARFYRVLAWDVALLAAVAGIGGVLSRTAPTIPVVLVPDPTPAFVLTGYPLPPRPDALQWILQWRLEILSAMVILALVLVYLRWASRLRRRGDDWPWQRTAAFLVGMAGIAWITQGAPAVYGMVTFSGHMMEHMLLAMAVPLPIVYAAPVTLALRALPSRGDGTRGPREWMRTIVESRWMRFIAHPVVAAVNFAGSLVVFYYSPLFEFALRNHAGHLWMIVHFTLAGYLFANALVGIDPGPTRPAYPMRVLLLFATMAFHAFFGVALTSSEVLLAPRWYGLMGRDWGADAITDQQYGGSIAWGLGELPVLILAIGVLVAWRRADARTAKRKDREAERSGDADLGAYNAMLGGLAASEDERPPSR, encoded by the coding sequence ATGATCCTGGTGACTCTCGCCGCCATTGTCCGCGACGTGGGCGTGGCAGCGGTGGTGGGCGGACTCCTGATGGTCGCCGCCGTGGTGCGCGGTGCCGCCGCCGAACGAGCGGCCCTCGTGGCACGCATCGGCGCGCTCGTGTGGGTCGCCGCCGCGAGCGTCTTCCTGATCGCCTCTTACGTTGACATCGCGCAAGTAAGCGTCACCGCGCCAGACTTCGGCAGCCAGCTGTGGAGCTTCGTCGCGGACATCGACCTTGGCCGCGCGTACGGACTCAACGTCCTCGCCGCCGTGGTGACCTCGATCATCGTGACGCTGGTGCGCACGCCCTCGGAGGCGGCATGGGGGCTGGTGCCGGTCGCCTACGGGCTCGGCGTGCAGGCGATGACGGGGCACGCGGCTGGGGCGGAGGACCACCACCTGGCCGTGACCTCGCTCTATGTGCACCTCGCCTCGTCCGCCGTGTGGCTAGGGCTGCTCCTGGTCGTGTTCGTGTCGCGCAAGCCGCTGGCCGGCGACGCCAAGGCCGCCGTGCAACGCGTCTCGCGAATGTCGCTGTGGGCCGCGTCGGCGATCGTGGCAACCGGCGCGGCGAACGCGTGGCTGCGCGTGGGCTCCGTGACCGACCTGGCAACCACCACCTACGGCCGGATGCTGGCGCTCAAACTGCTCCTCATGTCAGGAGTTATTGCCTTGGCCGCCTGGCACCGGCGCGCGACGATGCCACGCCTGACATCGGCCGACGTGAGGGCCAGGTTCTACCGAGTGCTCGCCTGGGACGTGGCGCTCTTGGCAGCGGTGGCTGGCATCGGCGGCGTGCTGTCGCGGACCGCGCCGACCATCCCCGTCGTGCTCGTCCCCGACCCCACTCCCGCCTTCGTCTTGACCGGCTATCCATTACCCCCACGCCCCGACGCGCTGCAATGGATCCTTCAGTGGCGACTCGAGATCCTTTCCGCGATGGTGATTCTCGCGCTCGTCCTGGTGTATCTGCGCTGGGCGAGCAGGCTGCGCCGACGCGGTGACGACTGGCCGTGGCAACGGACCGCCGCGTTCCTGGTGGGCATGGCGGGAATCGCCTGGATCACTCAAGGTGCGCCGGCTGTCTACGGAATGGTGACCTTCAGCGGGCACATGATGGAGCACATGCTGCTGGCCATGGCGGTGCCGCTGCCGATCGTCTATGCCGCACCGGTGACCCTCGCACTGCGCGCCCTTCCGAGCAGGGGTGACGGCACTCGCGGTCCTCGCGAGTGGATGCGGACCATCGTGGAGTCGCGGTGGATGCGCTTCATCGCGCACCCCGTGGTGGCTGCGGTGAACTTCGCCGGCTCACTCGTGGTGTTCTACTACTCACCGCTATTCGAGTTCGCGCTACGCAACCACGCGGGGCACTTGTGGATGATCGTGCACTTCACGCTCGCCGGCTACCTGTTCGCCAACGCCCTGGTGGGAATCGACCCGGGGCCAACCCGCCCCGCGTATCCGATGCGCGTGCTCTTGCTCTTCGCGACCATGGCGTTCCACGCCTTCTTTGGCGTCGCGCTCACCTCCTCAGAGGTGCTGCTTGCCCCCAGGTGGTACGGGCTCATGGGCAGGGATTGGGGCGCCGACGCTATTACCGACCAGCAGTACGGGGGTTCCATTGCGTGGGGGCTTGGCGAGCTTCCCGTGCTCATCCTCGCGATCGGGGTGCTCGTGGCGTGGCGACGCGCGGATGCGCGTACGGCCAAGCGCAAGGACAGGGAGGCAGAGCGCTCAGGCGACGCGGACTTGGGTGCCTACAACGCGATGCTGGGCGGCCTCGCGGCGTCAGAGGACGAGAGGCCGCCCTCTCGCTAG
- a CDS encoding EAL domain-containing protein — protein MGDTERDSEAARSESAAERLARLETILELAPVGIGLVDFEGRTTMTNSALHRMLGYSAEEFATMPWKEFTHPDDIEPNAVLSRKLAAGEIDHFTMEKRFLRKGGGYLWTALTVSLVRRADGTPDYEIGMTLDITKRKRLESDLRAAEEQFRLLVERVPAVVYAMEVGEQTTGSYVSPQIARMLGFAPEEWREDPELWIRQLDPADRDEVLASRLHMMHATTDPEPRSDTYRLHRRDGTVVWVRDDTMVLRDQNGVKSLHGVIVDVTQEKDLEQRLAYQAYHDALTGLPNRSLFRESVSKSLATAGDADRRCVVIFIDLDRFKTVNDSFGHASGDEVIRAAARRIDACAREGDTAARLGGDEFALLLKNSDVEQASALANRILVALHDTPIEFSGGTVLVGASIGIAAAGPTDTTETLLRNADLAMYEAKQRGRGRHTVYEPGMHKGAVAQFRLAAALQVAVAAEAISLVYQPIANLHTGVVVGMEALARWNDPDLGDVPPSEFIPVAEQTGLIQEIGRQVVRGACGDLVRWRRETGGHAYVSVNVSPLQLDDDGFAGFVVATLAEHQLEAASLVLEVTEGLLLHEHSRETLRELRALGVRVAIDDFGTGYSSLSYLRELPVDMVKLDQGFVNPAVPAVGDFAFLQAVVRLAETLHMVTVAEGIETSAQLSELRSMECALGQGYYLARPGPIARIPTSLTTLS, from the coding sequence GTGGGCGACACCGAGCGCGACAGCGAAGCCGCTCGTTCCGAGTCAGCGGCGGAGCGACTCGCGCGCCTTGAGACGATTCTTGAACTCGCGCCCGTCGGCATCGGCCTGGTGGATTTTGAGGGCCGCACCACCATGACCAATAGCGCCCTCCACCGCATGCTCGGCTACAGCGCAGAAGAGTTTGCGACGATGCCGTGGAAAGAGTTCACGCACCCTGACGACATCGAGCCGAATGCGGTGCTGTCCCGCAAGCTCGCCGCGGGGGAAATCGACCACTTCACGATGGAAAAGAGGTTCCTTCGCAAAGGCGGAGGCTACCTGTGGACCGCCCTGACCGTGTCGCTCGTGAGGCGTGCGGATGGCACTCCCGATTACGAGATTGGAATGACCCTCGACATCACCAAACGCAAGCGCCTCGAGAGCGATTTGCGTGCGGCGGAAGAGCAGTTCCGACTTCTCGTCGAGCGCGTTCCTGCCGTGGTGTACGCGATGGAGGTGGGCGAGCAGACCACGGGGAGCTACGTCAGCCCCCAGATCGCACGCATGCTCGGCTTCGCCCCGGAAGAGTGGCGAGAGGATCCCGAGCTCTGGATCCGGCAGCTCGATCCGGCTGATCGCGACGAGGTGCTGGCGAGCAGGCTGCACATGATGCACGCGACCACCGACCCCGAACCGCGGTCCGACACGTACCGCCTCCACCGTCGCGACGGCACGGTCGTGTGGGTGCGAGACGACACCATGGTGCTCCGCGACCAGAACGGCGTGAAGTCCTTGCACGGCGTCATCGTTGACGTGACGCAAGAGAAGGACCTGGAGCAGCGCCTGGCGTATCAGGCCTATCACGATGCGCTCACTGGTCTTCCCAACCGAAGCCTCTTTCGCGAGAGCGTCTCCAAGTCGCTAGCGACCGCGGGCGATGCGGACCGCCGTTGCGTGGTCATCTTCATCGACCTCGACCGTTTCAAGACCGTCAACGACAGTTTCGGCCATGCCTCCGGCGACGAGGTGATCAGGGCGGCGGCCCGCCGCATCGACGCATGTGCGCGCGAGGGCGACACGGCAGCACGTCTGGGCGGCGACGAGTTTGCACTCTTGCTCAAGAACTCGGATGTGGAGCAGGCGTCGGCGCTTGCCAATCGGATCCTCGTCGCTCTCCACGACACCCCGATCGAGTTCAGCGGCGGCACTGTCTTGGTGGGGGCGAGCATCGGTATTGCCGCCGCGGGCCCTACGGACACGACCGAGACGCTCCTCCGCAACGCCGACCTTGCGATGTACGAGGCGAAGCAGCGTGGCCGCGGCCGCCACACCGTGTACGAGCCGGGAATGCACAAGGGCGCGGTGGCGCAATTTCGTCTCGCCGCCGCCCTCCAGGTGGCAGTCGCGGCCGAGGCAATCTCGCTGGTCTATCAACCCATTGCCAACCTGCATACCGGCGTCGTCGTCGGCATGGAGGCCCTTGCTCGGTGGAACGACCCCGACCTGGGTGACGTCCCGCCCTCCGAGTTCATCCCCGTCGCAGAGCAGACGGGCCTGATTCAAGAGATCGGCAGGCAAGTCGTGAGGGGGGCGTGCGGTGATCTTGTCCGGTGGCGCCGGGAGACGGGCGGCCATGCGTACGTCAGTGTCAACGTGTCGCCTCTTCAACTTGACGACGACGGTTTTGCTGGCTTTGTGGTCGCCACTTTGGCGGAGCATCAGTTGGAGGCGGCAAGCCTCGTGCTTGAGGTGACGGAGGGGCTGCTGCTCCACGAGCACAGCCGGGAGACCCTGCGGGAGCTGCGTGCGCTGGGAGTCCGCGTGGCGATTGACGATTTCGGGACCGGCTACTCCTCGCTCAGTTACTTGAGGGAGTTGCCCGTGGACATGGTCAAGCTCGACCAAGGCTTTGTGAACCCCGCGGTGCCAGCGGTGGGAGACTTCGCCTTCCTCCAGGCGGTAGTGCGGCTCGCGGAGACCCTCCACATGGTGACCGTTGCGGAGGGAATCGAGACGTCTGCGCAACTGAGCGAACTGCGGTCGATGGAATGCGCCCTCGGACAGGGCTACTACCTCGCGCGACCAGGGCCGATCGCGCGCATACCGACGTCGCTGACCACGTTGAGCTAA
- a CDS encoding DUF4190 domain-containing protein — protein MSASAADEGRNVSDHNQYDPFASPDAQPGMGEPSRDGQAPSGQPGMSEPSHYGPTPSTQPGMGDVAPMPDQGYAYGTGSAYGYGAPSPYGGAAPASSSQKNYLGVLSLVFPFVSLALVGIIMGHLGLSAVKKGTANNRGVALAGTIVSWVFTVVGGPIVLAAIALPLYASQQDEAYEAEAKSDLLNIRVAVASHLVDNLDAPVVSIDGDHYSVGDQTVPKSHSVEDVELVMLDGGEYDIDFCVAVTYDGGKELSLSESTRFVEGLCPEATENPDLVSGDGSDDDAVTPQPTGGTTEADVVPFTDLAVGDCIADPYDNLMEDPSGGTWITGVTIVDCAEEHYGEIYAEFDVSADAYVEDDIYDQADQLCYDAYEGFMGIGYADSVYYYEPYYPSPQGWKLGDRETTCVVTSLESDTVGSLQGSGL, from the coding sequence ATGAGTGCATCAGCGGCGGATGAGGGGCGCAACGTGAGTGACCACAACCAGTACGACCCCTTCGCGTCGCCCGACGCTCAGCCGGGTATGGGCGAACCGTCGCGTGACGGCCAGGCACCGTCCGGCCAGCCGGGGATGAGTGAACCTTCGCACTACGGGCCGACGCCGTCGACGCAGCCCGGTATGGGCGATGTGGCGCCGATGCCTGACCAGGGGTACGCCTACGGCACCGGATCCGCCTACGGCTACGGAGCGCCATCACCTTACGGCGGCGCGGCGCCAGCGAGCTCGAGTCAGAAGAACTACCTCGGCGTCCTCTCGCTGGTCTTTCCGTTCGTGTCCCTTGCCCTAGTGGGCATCATCATGGGCCACTTGGGTCTGTCAGCGGTGAAGAAGGGGACGGCCAATAATCGTGGCGTGGCGCTCGCCGGCACCATCGTGTCCTGGGTCTTCACCGTGGTCGGCGGTCCGATCGTGCTCGCTGCTATTGCGCTACCGCTGTACGCCAGCCAGCAGGACGAGGCATACGAGGCGGAGGCAAAGTCCGACCTCCTCAACATCAGGGTCGCGGTGGCAAGCCACTTGGTCGACAATCTGGATGCGCCCGTGGTGTCCATCGACGGCGACCATTACTCGGTCGGCGACCAGACGGTGCCCAAGTCGCATTCCGTCGAGGATGTCGAGTTGGTCATGCTGGACGGCGGCGAGTACGACATCGACTTCTGCGTGGCCGTGACCTACGACGGCGGCAAGGAGTTGTCGCTGTCAGAGTCCACCCGCTTTGTCGAGGGCCTTTGCCCCGAAGCCACGGAGAACCCCGACCTGGTCAGCGGTGACGGCAGCGACGACGATGCGGTCACCCCGCAGCCCACCGGAGGCACGACGGAAGCCGACGTCGTGCCCTTCACCGATCTCGCCGTCGGCGATTGCATTGCCGACCCTTACGACAACCTGATGGAAGACCCTTCTGGCGGCACCTGGATCACCGGCGTGACCATTGTCGACTGCGCCGAGGAGCACTACGGCGAGATCTACGCGGAGTTCGACGTGAGTGCGGACGCGTACGTCGAGGACGACATCTACGACCAGGCAGACCAGCTGTGCTACGACGCTTACGAGGGCTTCATGGGCATCGGCTATGCCGACTCGGTGTACTACTACGAGCCGTATTACCCGAGCCCGCAGGGCTGGAAGCTTGGCGACAGAGAGACCACGTGCGTTGTCACGTCACTCGAGTCGGACACGGTGGGGAGCCTGCAGGGCTCCGGCCTCTAG
- a CDS encoding DUF6448 family protein has protein sequence MFTQNITTLLAHLRPTDVEAHCDTADGPAATDGRKALDTGNINHALKWIPAEGEDELRGVFSKALRVRTLGADAGDLADRLFLETLVRLHRMGEGVGFTGVQPTGTAIDPVVKAADEALAFGTDDRLLPMVPEERREELHRRFHAANAAASFDADDVAAGRRYLAAYVDFFKFAEGDDHDHGHDARGGQCHDPRQVPAHAH, from the coding sequence ATGTTCACTCAGAACATCACCACCCTGCTGGCCCATCTCAGGCCAACCGACGTCGAAGCCCACTGCGACACGGCCGATGGCCCGGCCGCCACAGACGGTCGCAAGGCCCTCGACACCGGCAACATCAATCACGCGCTCAAGTGGATCCCGGCCGAGGGCGAGGATGAGTTACGCGGCGTGTTCAGCAAGGCGTTGCGAGTGAGGACGCTCGGGGCCGATGCGGGCGACCTCGCCGACCGACTCTTCCTCGAGACCCTTGTCCGCCTGCACCGCATGGGTGAGGGGGTTGGCTTCACCGGCGTGCAACCAACAGGCACCGCCATTGATCCGGTGGTCAAGGCCGCCGACGAGGCGCTCGCCTTTGGCACGGACGATCGCCTGTTGCCGATGGTGCCCGAGGAGCGCCGGGAGGAACTCCACAGGCGCTTCCACGCCGCGAACGCCGCCGCTTCCTTTGACGCCGACGACGTGGCGGCTGGCCGTCGTTACCTCGCCGCTTACGTGGACTTCTTCAAGTTTGCCGAGGGCGACGACCACGATCACGGGCACGACGCTCGGGGCGGGCAGTGCCACGACCCCCGGCAAGTACCTGCCCACGCCCACTAG
- the lepB gene encoding signal peptidase I encodes MSRLVRVVGGSMAPTFRPSDLLLTRRVGRGGRGVGRGEVVVFRHGGAVMIKRVVGVGGDRIALEAGKLTINGDPVDGQPAVRGAYRHTWTVPPGTYFVAGDNAAVSDDSRVWSEPFVGAAHVQAVVTRRLAQWPARSPLPGWRGVRGFMRLLRAAATRRIA; translated from the coding sequence ATGAGTCGACTCGTCAGAGTGGTCGGCGGCTCCATGGCTCCCACCTTCCGCCCGTCCGACCTGCTGCTCACTCGGCGGGTCGGACGCGGCGGCAGGGGCGTCGGACGTGGGGAAGTGGTGGTGTTTCGACACGGCGGTGCGGTGATGATCAAGCGCGTGGTGGGCGTCGGCGGCGACAGGATCGCTCTGGAGGCCGGCAAGCTGACGATCAACGGGGATCCCGTCGACGGCCAGCCCGCTGTGCGCGGGGCCTACCGGCACACGTGGACGGTCCCGCCCGGCACCTACTTCGTGGCCGGGGACAACGCTGCGGTGTCCGATGACTCGCGCGTGTGGAGCGAGCCCTTTGTGGGGGCCGCGCATGTGCAGGCAGTGGTGACACGCAGGCTGGCGCAATGGCCGGCGCGCTCGCCGCTTCCTGGGTGGCGCGGAGTTCGCGGTTTCATGCGCCTGCTGCGAGCTGCCGCAACGCGTCGGATCGCGTGA
- a CDS encoding Crp/Fnr family transcriptional regulator translates to MVDTCVTRVPIFAGLTEDEQRRVAGVARPVRLQVGELAYSASDEAARLLVVHTGRLKIFRISPDGTEQLVRVLGPGEFTGETAVFTGQPPGDFAAALDDCQVCAFRHDDLLALVRKYPETGVRMLATVSARLAATEDRLNSLTSRDVESRLAGYLLGLPGANVDGAQTVHLPMAKKDIASLIDTTPESLSRALASLATQGLIRIGSGRSVSITRSDALRQLAAGA, encoded by the coding sequence ATGGTCGACACGTGCGTCACGCGAGTGCCGATTTTCGCCGGACTCACGGAGGACGAGCAACGGCGCGTCGCCGGGGTGGCCCGCCCGGTGCGCCTGCAGGTGGGCGAGCTCGCGTACTCCGCCTCGGACGAGGCCGCCCGCCTGCTCGTGGTGCACACGGGCCGCCTCAAGATCTTCCGTATCTCCCCCGATGGAACGGAGCAGCTGGTGAGGGTCCTGGGGCCCGGCGAGTTCACAGGAGAGACGGCAGTGTTCACCGGTCAACCCCCTGGAGACTTTGCCGCCGCACTGGACGACTGTCAGGTCTGCGCCTTCCGTCACGATGACCTCCTGGCGCTGGTACGCAAGTACCCGGAAACGGGGGTGCGGATGCTCGCGACCGTGAGCGCAAGGCTGGCAGCGACGGAAGACCGCCTCAACTCGCTCACATCGCGCGATGTCGAGAGCCGTCTCGCCGGGTACTTGCTCGGCCTGCCGGGGGCCAATGTCGACGGCGCTCAGACTGTACATCTGCCGATGGCCAAGAAGGACATCGCGTCGCTCATCGACACCACGCCAGAGAGCCTCAGCCGCGCGCTCGCGTCGCTCGCCACGCAGGGACTCATCAGGATCGGGTCGGGACGATCAGTCTCCATCACGCGATCCGACGCGTTGCGGCAGCTCGCAGCAGGCGCATGA
- a CDS encoding arsenic transporter codes for MLIAVIIFVLTLTLVIWQPRGLGIGWTALGGAALALITSVVQFSDVPDVWVIVWNATLTFVAIILISLVLDEAGTFEWAALHVARWGRGNGRMLFNLIVVLGAAIAAFFANDGAALILTPIVYQMLLALKFDPKAAFAYVMATGFVADSTSLPLVVSNLVNIVSADFFDIGFARYALVMIPVSIVSLAASLLVLRIYFRKSIPGRYDVADLARPADAIHDRLTFRAGWVVLAALLVGYFAADPLGVPIAAVAGLGAVAILLIAARKPTWAFARTAPVDAHAQVSSGAGDADARAALIEVEGVGDADAGAAGSTAAPVATAPGRIPVMPVLKSAPWQVVLFSLGMYLVVYGLRNQGLTDSLGDVFAWFGDHGPLAAAGGTGFLVAGLSSIMNNMPTVLVAALGIEASGATGLTQQFMIYANVIGSDLGPKITPIGSLATLLWLHVLDRKGMHIGWGTYFKVGIVLTIPVLAITLLALVGWLSLIGA; via the coding sequence TTGTTGATCGCCGTCATCATCTTCGTCCTGACCCTCACTCTGGTGATCTGGCAGCCGCGCGGGCTCGGCATCGGCTGGACCGCCCTCGGCGGCGCGGCGCTCGCGCTCATCACCAGCGTCGTGCAGTTCAGCGACGTGCCAGACGTGTGGGTCATCGTGTGGAACGCGACCCTCACCTTTGTGGCCATCATCCTGATCTCGCTGGTGCTCGACGAGGCAGGCACCTTCGAGTGGGCCGCCCTGCACGTCGCGCGGTGGGGCCGCGGCAACGGGCGGATGCTGTTCAACCTCATCGTCGTTCTTGGGGCCGCGATCGCAGCCTTCTTCGCCAACGATGGCGCTGCCCTCATCCTGACGCCGATCGTCTATCAGATGCTCTTGGCGCTCAAGTTCGACCCCAAGGCCGCCTTCGCGTACGTCATGGCCACCGGCTTCGTGGCCGATAGCACCAGCCTGCCGCTCGTCGTGTCGAACTTGGTCAACATCGTCTCGGCCGACTTCTTCGACATCGGCTTTGCCCGCTACGCCCTCGTCATGATCCCGGTGAGCATCGTCTCGCTCGCAGCGAGTTTGCTTGTGCTGCGCATCTACTTCCGCAAGTCCATCCCCGGCAGGTACGACGTCGCCGACCTTGCGCGGCCGGCCGACGCCATCCACGACCGCCTCACCTTCAGGGCTGGGTGGGTGGTGCTGGCCGCCCTCCTCGTCGGCTACTTCGCGGCCGACCCCCTCGGCGTTCCCATCGCCGCCGTCGCCGGGCTCGGCGCCGTCGCGATCTTGCTGATCGCGGCCAGGAAGCCCACCTGGGCCTTCGCAAGGACGGCGCCCGTCGACGCGCACGCCCAGGTATCTTCAGGGGCCGGCGACGCCGACGCTCGGGCCGCCCTGATCGAAGTGGAGGGCGTTGGCGACGCCGACGCCGGGGCCGCCGGCTCCACCGCAGCACCCGTTGCCACCGCGCCGGGCCGCATCCCCGTGATGCCAGTGCTGAAGTCGGCGCCATGGCAGGTGGTCCTCTTCAGCCTTGGCATGTACCTGGTGGTCTACGGGCTGCGCAACCAAGGACTCACCGACTCGCTCGGCGACGTCTTCGCGTGGTTCGGCGACCATGGCCCTCTCGCGGCCGCGGGGGGAACTGGGTTCCTCGTCGCGGGCCTGTCCTCCATCATGAACAACATGCCCACCGTGCTGGTAGCCGCGCTCGGCATTGAGGCGTCAGGCGCGACGGGTCTCACGCAGCAGTTCATGATCTACGCCAACGTCATCGGCTCCGACCTTGGGCCCAAGATCACTCCGATCGGCAGCCTCGCGACGCTGTTGTGGCTGCACGTGCTCGACCGCAAGGGGATGCACATCGGATGGGGAACGTATTTCAAGGTGGGCATCGTCCTGACCATCCCCGTGTTGGCCATCACGCTGCTCGCGCTCGTCGGTTGGCTGAGCCTGATCGGCGCCTAA
- a CDS encoding helix-turn-helix transcriptional regulator, protein MSQVTTPTPRVPFPASLAGQFALLADPLRLRIVEALASEQLCTCHLIDVTGARQSTISNQLRVLREAGVVTSEAEGRYTWYRLAPGGFADALRALSGVVIQGPEAPRLRPACAT, encoded by the coding sequence ATGAGCCAGGTCACCACCCCTACACCGCGGGTGCCGTTCCCCGCTTCTCTGGCAGGCCAGTTCGCGCTGCTCGCTGACCCGTTGCGGCTGAGGATCGTGGAGGCGCTCGCGAGTGAGCAGTTGTGCACGTGCCACCTGATCGACGTCACTGGCGCGCGCCAAAGCACCATCAGCAATCAGTTGCGGGTGCTGCGGGAGGCCGGCGTGGTGACCAGCGAGGCGGAGGGGCGTTACACCTGGTATCGGCTTGCGCCCGGCGGATTCGCCGACGCTCTACGCGCCCTGTCAGGGGTTGTCATCCAGGGGCCCGAGGCTCCACGGCTGCGCCCCGCCTGCGCGACGTGA